One Drosophila teissieri strain GT53w chromosome X, Prin_Dtei_1.1, whole genome shotgun sequence genomic window, CCAGGGCTCGCCCACTGATCCTCAGCAAGTGGCAGACCTGGTAGGTGCTCAGGTAGTCCCGGTCGCGCTCCTCCTGCAGCAGACGTGCCGCCCTTACCTCCGGCTCCGGTCGGACCCTGATGTTGACTGCGGAGATGAAGGGATGATGGGCTGATGTCTTGGCTTGGCGGGACGGACTTACCCTGAATGCGACCGTTGGTGTAGGCCAGCAGTGGGTCCTGCACAGTGCCCTCGCTGCCGTAATAAGGCTCGGTGATCAAGAAGACCGGGCTGCCGGCGGGAAAGAAGTCCTCCACGTTGCGGAACTGCTTGCGCATGTTCTCCCGCACCGCCAGTTCGGCCACCACGCCCTGGGCAGGGTAGCCGGTGACGGAGCTGCTCCACGAGTCGCGCACCTTCAGTGCCCCCTTGGCGCCGAACTCCGTCGAGCTGCCGGCGAAGGTGCGCACATAGACGAGCACGTCATAGTTGGCAAACTGTATTCCCATGCGGGTGGTAAAGCTGCCAGGAGAAAGGAGGAGAAAGAAGAAGGAGCATTAGCAGCGGGGCTGCAGGCGCAGGCGGCGGCTTCACACTCAACTGTTCCTGCAGCGACTTGCACTCCGAGTCGAAACGCCGCGAGTCGTTCTGCGCGATTCCCTCCTCGTCGACGCGCTGATCCCGCGTGGCCACGCGCACCACCTTCGCCTTGACGAGATGCGGCCAGCCGATGTGCACCACCTGCTCCAGGTACTGGCCGGCTACCGCCTCCAGGGTGTCATCCAGCTGACGCTTGCGCGGCTTCAGCACCATGTTCTGGTTGCGACTGACCTGTTCAAACACCTTGACGCGGTCGTGGCGCAGCTCGAACTGGAAAATAGGGAGCATATAAGAGGCGGGCAGGGAGATGCGTTCAGGCGTCACTCACGTCGAAGGGCAGATGCTGCATGGTGGGGAATCCCGGGAAGAAGACGTGCCTCGCCGCATTTGGCAGCTCAACACACACGCTGTGCGGCAGATTGAGCGCGATTTCGCGTGACCACTTGGCCACCTCCGTGCAGTAGAGCTCAGGAAGGGCCCTCAGCGGCGGATGCGCTGGCATGGGACCCTGCGCCTCCGCACTGTAGTTGTACAGGTACATGGGACCGTGTCGGTTGCGTTCCCGCTCCGCCAGCGACAGCTGCGCCTCGCATGGCAGCATGGCGGCCAGCAGCCGCCGCTCGTCGATGAAGGGAATCAGCACCACCGCCTCCCAGTCGTGCTTCTTGCCATTAAGGTCGCTTTCGAACTCCAGTGGATAGAACTCGGCCAGCGGGCTGCTCGGCAGCAGCATGAGGTCGTGGTAGGCGACGGGAAGCAGCTTGGAACTGGCCGCCGGTAGCACCGCCAGGAGCTGCATGTGGAAGATTGTATGTAGATATATGGGGAAAGTGCGAATCTATCGAAGTGTTTGAAGGGCAgctaaatgcatttcattacTGGTAATGGCAAATGGCTAAGAAGACTGCTTTAAGAATGATAAACTCCTTAGAGAATCTACTTTCAACTAAATGCTCCAGCAGTAGCATCGGATTAGAGGGAGACAGATATATGATCCAATAGTGATACGCAGATGATAGTCTAAGTTGTGTAGCTGGTTTATCTTTGCGAAGTGATAAGCTGACGGGATCGGATCACCATGACATCACCATGTTCCGAGTTAAGCAATTTCTAGATTGATCTTGAAGGAGCTCACCTGCTGGAATGGAAGGAAGGGCGTTCCCATCTGGAAGTCGATCTGCACCTGCTCAATGTTCCTGAGGTCGCTGATGAACGGCGCGTAGTGAAAGGGGTAATACCAGTCCCAGGACTGCACGCCGCGGTAGTAGTAGTCGAGCACCCACTGCAGCGCGTTGACGTAGTGGTGGCCCAGTTCCTCTATCAGTTCGCCCTGCGGATCCCGCTTGAACTTGTTGCGGTAGAAGTTTCGCTTGTAGTTCTTGAACTCGTTCATCAGGACCGCTTCCTCGTCGCTCCAGTCCTCCTCGCTGTCGTCCTCGTAGAGCTGTGGAAGGAAAGAGCATTCAAGCATTCAATGGGCGAGAGCGGAGGATGGCAGACAGTGCGACAAGTGTATACCTTCATGCTTTCGTTGATGAGGGCTCCTAGATCGGAGTCGAGGTCCTGCGAATCGGTGATCTCCGCGACGTCGATGTCGAACGCCTCCGTCTTGGCGTTCATGTACTTGAGGTCGTCGGCGTGCTCCTTGaactgctccagctccacctcgGTGAGGGCCGACATGAAGATCTGCAGGCGGTGAAGGTTGAGCTTGCCGTTCTCGTTGATGTTGCCGCCGAGAGTCGGGTAAATGCGGATGTAGGTGCGGTAGAGCAGTGGCAGTGCGTTGGAGGAGATGTGCAGGCACGGCAGGTGGGGAATGAAGTCGTTGCCGACCATGAAGCCCATCAGCACCCAGTCGTCGATGAGCTGCGCAACATCCAACTTGCGCTCGGCGGTGCTCAGGGCGTCGAACTCCAGCTCCAGGTACTCGCGCAGCAGGCCCAGGTGCAGCAGAAAGAAGCGCGTCTCCTCCACCGAGGTGCGCTTCACGTTGCGCCCGAACTTGACCTCCTCGCGCAGCACCACGAAGTGCAGCTCGTGGGTGCAGAGGCCCAGGATGATCAGATCGGCGTCCAGGCCGTACAGGCAGTGTCGCGTGTTGGGATCAAAGTCCGGCTGCGCCTTCATGTACCGAATGTAGTCCATGATCTTGTGCTCGCCCTCGCCGGGCGTCTCCTGGCCACTCAGGATCACGCTGCACCGCTGCCACAGCGGATCCGTGGATATCTTCGTCTTGAGGAAGGCGCGCAGTCCCTCCTGCAGCCGCACCATGAACTCGGTGCCCGGTGTGATGCAGTTGCTGTCGAAGCGCTCGTGCTCCCGCCGCTCGCCACGCTGCGCCGCCTTcgcctccagctgctccgccTCGCGCGCCGACCGGAATCGCCGGCTGCGCTGTTGGTTCATCTTGGCGCGGGGCGCCACTCCGTCGACGGCCAGGAAGAAGAGACGCTGCGGCTTGATCAGGTAGAACAGCTTGTCCACGTAGTTGAAGATGTCCTGGAATATCTGGTGCTCCTCCAGGTGAAAGTGAATGTTGTTGTCGTCCGGATGCGAGCAGTTGTGCACGATGCCGTTCATGTCCAGGTACAGGTTGTCGAACTCGGGTATCTGAAAGGGGCGCATACAGTAGTACACGGCATGACAtggcagccacagcaacaggcACATCCTCTCCAGCTTTACTTACGCTATGCTCCCGCGCCAACTCGCTGAGGCAAGGATATCGCTCGCTGATGTAGCGAAAGAACTTGGGGACACCCATGTCGCTGCTGTGGATGTACTCTGGACTGTTTGGCGGCCGTGCTGCTTCACCTCTGTCAGTGCGAATTTAGATGAACCGATTTgtgttttggccgaaaatttgTAGTTTTATCCGTATCAACATGTATTGATTAACACCTTATTTGCAATTAGTAGGCGCGGCGTTGCCACACCGTTTCGCAGTCACCGTGTGGCAGGTACGGCTACATTGTCTTTTGATGAATCGCGGAAAGAACAAAGACTGAAAGCAATGTCAAATCGATGTGGTTGGTGTAACCTAAAAGGGATCTTCTGCTAAAGATTTTCATTGCTAACAGGCAGCTGATTGTACCTTAAAGTGATTGCAACCGCAAGTGGGATTAAAAGCGATTTGGCGGCCCTGTCCAAATGCAATTCTCCGCATTCAAAACAGTTAGTTTAAAAAGTAGCATGTATTTAAACGAAAGCAGTTCTTTAGTTAATGTTAACACTGCACTTAACCGCCCAAGCTGCGTATTTTAACTGATTTTGGAAACTCAAATTAAAAGGAAAccaaaatttttgaaatattctgCCATCCCTGGCTGCGGAACTAGTTCCATCGTTACTAGCTGAGACTCGAACCCACCACTCTACCTATATTAGGGGCTACACTGTTTCCAATTAGAATGAAATCGCACACACACCCGACTCGCCTGGTCACACTGGCCCTGGCGAACAGCTGTTTTCCCAACCGAAAAGCGCTTGTGTTCCAAATTTTACGTAATTCGTATTTTGAAGCCGATTTCTGCCGATTTGTGCCGTTTAGCCGCAACCGCCTAGCGAAATGTCGGCCCTCCGCCAAGTGATGTGCAGAAGCACCGCCTCCCTGCAGCTGTAGGTGCCTCCGCCTGGCCGGAGCAAGTGCATTCGACACATCCCATAATAATCCATCTGTGTAATAGTAATAATCCATTCTCGCATCTCGACACCGCAGGTACCAGGCCAACAGAGCAGCCGCTGCCCGCTGGGCATCCACCGCCTCGGTGGACGGCGGTCCGCTGGACCCCAAGACGGCCCTGGCCCGACCCGACGAGCTTGAGCAGCGGAACAAGCTGAGTGGCAAGATCACCGTGCCCACGGCCGTCAATCTCAGCCCGATCAGCGGCGTTCCGGAGGAGCACCTGCGGGAGCGGCGTGTGCGCATCCATATTCCGCCCAAGAACGCCATGCAGAGCGGCACGGACAACGTGAACACCTGGCAGATCGAGTTCGACAACCGCGAGCGCTGGGAGAACCCGCTAATGGGTTGGGCCTCCAGGTGAGTACCAGCCGTCCGCCGCCGTGGCAACCTTGAGACCAATCAACCAACGTCTGGTGTTCCAGCGGCGATCCACTGTCCAACATGAACGTGCAGTTCGGATCTCAGGAGGAGGCCATCACGTTCTGCGAGCGGAACGGATGGCGTTGGTACGTCGACGGCGCCGAGAAGCCCAAAAAGGAGCGCGTCAAGAACTACGGCATCAACTTTTCCTGGAACAAGCGCACGCGCGTCTCCACCAAGTAGGCGCCCCCCGCAGCTAGCCAGGATTATATAGACCACAAttatcttatttttttttgctttgttcaTCATCTGAGTACCCAAATAAACAGTCGGCTGGACTCCAATGACCACAGCACCATGTAATGGCCGCCAGTTTCGATGCCAGTGGAAGGCGAGTGAATCACATGCCCCGCTAATGACGAGAGGTGTG contains:
- the LOC122623675 gene encoding NADH dehydrogenase [ubiquinone] iron-sulfur protein 4, mitochondrial translates to MSALRQVMCRSTASLQLYQANRAAAARWASTASVDGGPLDPKTALARPDELEQRNKLSGKITVPTAVNLSPISGVPEEHLRERRVRIHIPPKNAMQSGTDNVNTWQIEFDNRERWENPLMGWASSGDPLSNMNVQFGSQEEAITFCERNGWRWYVDGAEKPKKERVKNYGINFSWNKRTRVSTK
- the LOC122625366 gene encoding 5'-3' exoribonuclease 1 isoform X1; amino-acid sequence: MGVPKFFRYISERYPCLSELAREHSIPEFDNLYLDMNGIVHNCSHPDDNNIHFHLEEHQIFQDIFNYVDKLFYLIKPQRLFFLAVDGVAPRAKMNQQRSRRFRSAREAEQLEAKAAQRGERREHERFDSNCITPGTEFMVRLQEGLRAFLKTKISTDPLWQRCSVILSGQETPGEGEHKIMDYIRYMKAQPDFDPNTRHCLYGLDADLIILGLCTHELHFVVLREEVKFGRNVKRTSVEETRFFLLHLGLLREYLELEFDALSTAERKLDVAQLIDDWVLMGFMVGNDFIPHLPCLHISSNALPLLYRTYIRIYPTLGGNINENGKLNLHRLQIFMSALTEVELEQFKEHADDLKYMNAKTEAFDIDVAEITDSQDLDSDLGALINESMKLYEDDSEEDWSDEEAVLMNEFKNYKRNFYRNKFKRDPQGELIEELGHHYVNALQWVLDYYYRGVQSWDWYYPFHYAPFISDLRNIEQVQIDFQMGTPFLPFQQLLAVLPAASSKLLPVAYHDLMLLPSSPLAEFYPLEFESDLNGKKHDWEAVVLIPFIDERRLLAAMLPCEAQLSLAERERNRHGPMYLYNYSAEAQGPMPAHPPLRALPELYCTEVAKWSREIALNLPHSVCVELPNAARHVFFPGFPTMQHLPFDFELRHDRVKVFEQVSRNQNMVLKPRKRQLDDTLEAVAGQYLEQVVHIGWPHLVKAKVVRVATRDQRVDEEGIAQNDSRRFDSECKSLQEHFTTRMGIQFANYDVLVYVRTFAGSSTEFGAKGALKVRDSWSSSVTGYPAQGVVAELAVRENMRKQFRNVEDFFPAGSPVFLITEPYYGSEGTVQDPLLAYTNGRIQVNIRVRPEPEVRAARLLQEERDRDYLSTYQVCHLLRISGRALGRLTGTVWVVLGPRRQKMENVTKHNIGLQLKYPRQNEERAGYCCRTNNQWFYSSLALDLMRDYCERYPDVITFFGDSNDRAEYVFEQDVFPNEVGEHRVEELANWVRQQPHMKVERIACGSKTVCRETVELLMAAVEELRSLPVKDVKLQVKPHLLIKPNVTLPEAYRPRRPVRLFDRVVIVRTIYMVPVGIKGTVIGIHPVTDPNPVRLECVHAVDTFCEVLFDKPVPNCNDIHGIAQDRVYKVPENALVIISTDEPAEKQNDSAQSARDPKSNRTRDEPVRASSSRYVTAAGSTWVPITMKTQICDEFVKTRGDSKARTDSYKPEPQPQPVPPAQSANWRKRVSAPTTKPQPTSDNWRQNRSRQQGGSSFVVPPTEATSSSTTSAAVPSATVTPQAQTLALMSLLGLKKDQDSQPPQEPAQQQRPPLLPLQQAPLPGLMPNLPKPPLFWQQEAQKQQQAQAYAQVETERIKSQQWFRSAPTGAELDQPPLGGPAMRQSQQRMHPQMQHANAFHSGFNNGNQPRPNRNIAAQSAFNNNVRMHHQHQQQHHQHQQQHPYSSIQDFVPIQAYRPKKSNRVQPAGHQDINVQSTNETTDAKPSSSLPEQSAGEQAIGLMQTLKIQQPPTSQSESDAVSSGSANAPTASSTSQATKLRKQRVPRIGAKFDLEYIMH
- the LOC122625366 gene encoding 5'-3' exoribonuclease 1 isoform X2, coding for MGVPKFFRYISERYPCLSELAREHSIPEFDNLYLDMNGIVHNCSHPDDNNIHFHLEEHQIFQDIFNYVDKLFYLIKPQRLFFLAVDGVAPRAKMNQQRSRRFRSAREAEQLEAKAAQRGERREHERFDSNCITPGTEFMVRLQEGLRAFLKTKISTDPLWQRCSVILSGQETPGEGEHKIMDYIRYMKAQPDFDPNTRHCLYGLDADLIILGLCTHELHFVVLREEVKFGRNVKRTSVEETRFFLLHLGLLREYLELEFDALSTAERKLDVAQLIDDWVLMGFMVGNDFIPHLPCLHISSNALPLLYRTYIRIYPTLGGNINENGKLNLHRLQIFMSALTEVELEQFKEHADDLKYMNAKTEAFDIDVAEITDSQDLDSDLGALINESMKLYEDDSEEDWSDEEAVLMNEFKNYKRNFYRNKFKRDPQGELIEELGHHYVNALQWVLDYYYRGVQSWDWYYPFHYAPFISDLRNIEQVQIDFQMGTPFLPFQQLLAVLPAASSKLLPVAYHDLMLLPSSPLAEFYPLEFESDLNGKKHDWEAVVLIPFIDERRLLAAMLPCEAQLSLAERERNRHGPMYLYNYSAEAQGPMPAHPPLRALPELYCTEVAKWSREIALNLPHSVCVELPNAARHVFFPGFPTMQHLPFDFELRHDRVKVFEQVSRNQNMVLKPRKRQLDDTLEAVAGQYLEQVVHIGWPHLVKAKVVRVATRDQRVDEEGIAQNDSRRFDSECKSLQEHFTTRMGIQFANYDVLVYVRTFAGSSTEFGAKGALKVRDSWSSSVTGYPAQGVVAELAVRENMRKQFRNVEDFFPAGSPVFLITEPYYGSEGTVQDPLLAYTNGRIQVNIRVRPEPEVRAARLLQEERDRDYLSTYQVCHLLRISGRALGRLTGTVWVVLGPRRQKMENVTKHNIGLQLKYPRQNEERAGYCCRTNNQWFYSSLALDLMRDYCERYPDVITFFGDSNDRAEYVFEQDVFPNEVGEHRVEELANWVRQQPHMKVERIACGSKTVCRETVELLMAAVEELRSLPVKDVKLQVKPHLLIKPNVTLPEAYRPRRPVRLFDRVVIVRTIYMVPVGIKGTVIGIHPVTDPNPVRLECVHAVDTFCEVLFDKPVPNCNDIHGIAQDRVYKVPENALVIISTDEPAEKQNDSAQSARDPKSNRTRDEPVRASSSRYVTAAGSTWVPITMKTQICDEFVKTRGDSKARTDSYKPEPQPQPVPPAQSANWRKRVSAPTTKPQPTSDNWRQNRSRQQGGSSFVVPPTEATSSSTTSAAVPSATVTPQAQTLALMSLLGLKKDQDSQPPQEPAQQQRPPLLPLQQAPLPGLMPNLPKPPLFWQQEAQKQQQAQAYAQVETERIKSQQWFRSAPTGAELDQPPLGGPAMRQSQQRMHPQMQHANAFHSGFNNGNQPRPNRNIAAQSAFNNNVRMHHQHQQQHHQHQQQHPYSSIQDFVPIQAYRPKKSNRVQPAGHQDINVQSTNETTDAKPSSSLPEQSAGEQAIGLMQTLKIQPPTSQSESDAVSSGSANAPTASSTSQATKLRKQRVPRIGAKFDLEYIMH